A single genomic interval of Nomascus leucogenys isolate Asia chromosome 3, Asia_NLE_v1, whole genome shotgun sequence harbors:
- the RWDD1 gene encoding RWD domain-containing protein 1 isoform X2: MVMIFTLVTAVQEKLNEIVDQIKTRREEEKKQKEKEAEEAEKQLFHGTPVTIENFLNWKAKFDAELLEIKKKRMKEEEQAGKNKLSGKQLFETDHNLDTSDIQFLEDAGNNVEVDESLFQEMDDLELEDDEDDPDYNPADPESDSAD, from the exons ATGGTGATGATTTTTACTCTAGTGACAGCTGtgcaagaaaaattaaatgaaatagtagatcagataaaaactagaagagaagaagaaaagaaacaaaaagaaaaagaagcagaagaagctgaaaag caatTATTCCATGGTACTCCAGTTACAATTGAGAATTTCTTAAATTGGAAAGCCAAGTTTGATGCAGaactcttggaaattaaaaagaaaaggatgaaagaagaagaacaagcaggaaaaaataaattaagtg ggaaacaACTATTTGAAACAGATCATAATCTTGACACATCTGATATCCAGTTCTTGGAGGATG cTGGAAACAACGTGGAGGTAGATGAGTCTTTGTTCCAAGAAATGGATGACTTGGAGCTGGAGGATGATGAAGATGATCCAGACTATAATCCTGCTGACCCAGAGAGTGACTCAGCTGACTAA